From a region of the Euwallacea similis isolate ESF13 chromosome 3, ESF131.1, whole genome shotgun sequence genome:
- the Sys1 gene encoding protein SYS1 homolog: MKKLTGSFRYTQWDPWLIISQIVSVQCILYLTLGLLLVVFGALVGDTRSLDHIFEYHEIQVRDIGGRIVITSFVVNSLIGSVVLWTIVERTKQCMDFSCTWHVIHLIICWFYNGEFPTTFSWWILNVACATIMCVCAEFFCLRTELAAIPLSLGPKTDL; this comes from the exons ATGAAGAAGCTCACAGGATCTTTTCGATACACGCAGTGGGACCCCTGGCTTATAATCTCCCAGATTGTCTCGGTGCAGTGTATTTTGTACCTCACCTTAGGACTCTTATTGGTTGTTTTCGGGGCTCTTGTAGGTGACACCAGGAGTCTGGATCATATATTTGAATACCAC GAAATACAAGTCCGAGACATTGGTGGTCGTATTGTCATCACTTCTTTTGTTGTTAATTCTCTGATAGG GTCAGTGGTTCTCTGGACTATAGTGGAGCGCACCAAGCAGTGCATGGATTTCAGTTGCACATGGCATGTGATACACTTGATTATCTGTTGGTTTTATAATGGAGAATTCCCAACTACATTCTCATGGTGGATTTTAAATGTGGCCTGTGCCACTATCATGTGTGTTTGTGCTGAATTCTTTTGTTTAAGGACAGAACTAGCTGCTATTCCTTTGAGTTTAGGACCCAAAACTGATTTGTAA